In the Bombus pyrosoma isolate SC7728 linkage group LG15, ASM1482585v1, whole genome shotgun sequence genome, one interval contains:
- the LOC122575449 gene encoding uncharacterized protein LOC122575449 isoform X2, with the protein MESDEITWNIVPNTVANRMIDSSLLHKLVPCRRLRRKNKAMNAAIKQYQSIKTYSQYIKMKTSVLRNVADDSETDCNDTFTEDDYSILYKSDVSLSNYIKETLEKNRRYSYEVESETDEDDIISNVKSKKTIIRSESTSPINLGWRKVVKRKSQKALSLKKRIDENKFTCDNDDTKEAFSVITDNVQSNIQENQVSVKDETNTATVEDICDTASDSTEITCNATTVQKVTNNNDKLEQSDPTVNNISEEFQSDKNYCYKMLGSPNIRAQKRLSFSLYNVNEVWDTNCENMSADRNCPNQVEKDLNITETFMNMPPVIGNTYQLKDSGIDEDTEEEILEHGKKHYKKFKNSTQKEEEKDTSNTSSIVNSKNNLIDNDDNLKSNTSKDTILLANENIDTNQVKCKQKIQTDKLQPKVTHTEVVNKKYKIMCDISVLNENIESEELSINDSYDEKPEVKEMKLIMKDSTSPISEKRYQQLRRLNLVDSDSSTSENDDRNYNVENMRDKLFKRSSEFSDVLDNENDNVHLNHEISIQLHTKLQRNEDFSEQTNYCLDDEDNILRQCSNIDEDSSPDTKQLSFASNKSVQHKSDLNCAISRNFDEEKHTKASSEKDLKIEDMMQCEKKESTCRPYNLQEFIEKENLLVETTKPSFTLKDVEEDEEIYIIDIPSKLLENQLLQSKIAFTENTLKLGKQKYRVEYKNIDNVSCFLGTRKRKKPYKIVNIKPISRIVVREKVTKNSHAKFSDQCSNHNIDSSDEIKDEMML; encoded by the exons ATGGAATCTGATGAAATTACATGGAATATAGTACCAAATACAGTTGCAAACAGAATGATAGATTCCTCTTTGTTACACAAACTGGTACCATGTAGAAGATTACGTCGCAAAAATAAAGCTATGAATGCTGCAATTAAACAGTATCAAAGCATAAAGACATATAGccaatatattaaaatgaagaCTTCAGTTCTTCGAAATGTGGCAGATGACAGTGAAACAGATTGCAATGACACTTTCACTGAAGATGATTATAGTATTCTATACAAATCTGATGTatctttatcaaattatataaaagagacgttagaaaagaatagaagatATTCTTATGAAGTAGAATCTGAGACTGATGAAGATGATATTATATCTAatgtaaaatctaaaaaaacaATCATAAGATCTGAAAGTACGTCTCCTATAAATTTAGGATGGCGAAAGGTTGTTAAGAGAAAATCTCAAAAAGCTCTTTCTTTGAAGAAAAGgatagatgaaaataaatttacatgtgATAATGATGATACTAAAGAAGCTTTTTCTGTAATCACTGATAATGTTCAAAGTAATATACAAG aaaatcaaGTGTCAGTGAAAGATGAAACAAATACTGCTACTGTTGAAGATATATGTGACACAGCTTCAGATTCAACTGAAATAACATGCAATGCAACTACAGTACAAAAggtaacaaataataatgataagtTAGAACAATCAGATCCTACAGTGAATAATATCAGTGAAGAATTCCAATCAGAtaagaattattgttataaaatgcTTGGAAGTCCTAATATAAGAGCACAGAAAAGGTTgtcattttcattatataatgttaatgaaGTTTGGGATACTAATTGTGAAAATATGTCTGCAGATCGAAATTGTCCTAATCAGGTAGAAAAAGACCTAAATATTACAGAAACATTTATGAACATGCCCCCAGTTATTGGTAACACGTACCAACTAAAAGACTCAGGTATCGATGAAGATACAGaggaagaaattttagaaCATGGAAAAAAGcattataagaaatttaaaaatagcactcaaaaagaagaagaaaaagatacatcAAATACTTCTTCCATAGTAAactctaaaaataatttaatagacAATGATGATAACTTGAAATCTAATACTTCTAAAGATACAATATTActtgcaaatgaaaatatagataCAAATCAGGTGAAATGCAAACAAAAGATACAAACAGATAAATTGCAACCCAAAGTTACTCATACAGAAgttgttaataaaaagtataaaataatgtgCGATATATCTGTgcttaatgaaaatattgaatcaGAAGAATTAAGCATAAATGATTCTTATGATGAAAAACCTGAGGTAAAGGAAATGAAGCTGATAATGAAAGACAGTACTTCTCCAATAAGTGAAAAACGATATCAACAATTAAGGAGATTAAATTTAGTAGACAGTGACTCTAGTACCAGTGAGAATGATGATAGAAATTACAATGTTGAAAATATGAGAGACAAGCTATTCAAACGTTCCTCAGAATTTTCTGATGTATTagataatgaaaatgataacGTACATCTTAACCATGAAATTTCAATCCAGCttcatacaaaattacaaagaaatgaAGACTTTTCAGAACAGACTAACTATTGCTTGGATGATGAAGATAATATTTTGAGACAATGTTCAAACATTGATGAAGATTCATCTCCAGATACTAAACAATTATCATTTGCTAGTAATAAATCTGTTCAACATAAATCAGATTTAAACTGTGCAATAAGTCGTAATTTTGACGAAGAAAAACATACGAAAGCATCAAGTGAAAAGGacttaaaaattgaagatatgATGCAGTGTGAGAAAAAGGAATCAACATGTAGACCatacaat TTACAGGAATTtatagagaaggaaaatttGTTGGTTGAAACAACAAAGCCTTCATTTACACTCAAAGATgtagaagaagatgaagaaatcTATATTATAGACATTCCATCTAAG CTACTTGAAAATCAGTTACTGCAAAGTAAAATAGCTTTCACAGAAAACACATTGAAACTTGGAAAACAAAAGTACAGagttgaatataaaaatatagataatgtGTCTTGCTTTCTTGGTActagaaaacgaaaaaaaccTTACAAAATAG TAAACATTAAACCAATATCGAGAATCGTAGTACGagaaaaagttacaaaaaacTCGCATGCAAAATTCTCAGATCAGTGTTCTAATCACAATATTGATTCTTCTGATGAAATCAAAGATGAGATGATGTTATGA
- the LOC122575449 gene encoding uncharacterized protein MAL8P1.12-like isoform X1, whose product MESDEITWNIVPNTVANRMIDSSLLHKLVPCRRLRRKNKAMNAAIKQYQSIKTYSQYIKMKTSVLRNVADDSETDCNDTFTEDDYSILYKSDVSLSNYIKETLEKNRRYSYEVESETDEDDIISNVKSKKTIIRSESTSPINLGWRKVVKRKSQKALSLKKRIDENKFTCDNDDTKEAFSVITDNVQSNIQGKTNTPHKYFIDCIKENVLNLENQVSVKDETNTATVEDICDTASDSTEITCNATTVQKVTNNNDKLEQSDPTVNNISEEFQSDKNYCYKMLGSPNIRAQKRLSFSLYNVNEVWDTNCENMSADRNCPNQVEKDLNITETFMNMPPVIGNTYQLKDSGIDEDTEEEILEHGKKHYKKFKNSTQKEEEKDTSNTSSIVNSKNNLIDNDDNLKSNTSKDTILLANENIDTNQVKCKQKIQTDKLQPKVTHTEVVNKKYKIMCDISVLNENIESEELSINDSYDEKPEVKEMKLIMKDSTSPISEKRYQQLRRLNLVDSDSSTSENDDRNYNVENMRDKLFKRSSEFSDVLDNENDNVHLNHEISIQLHTKLQRNEDFSEQTNYCLDDEDNILRQCSNIDEDSSPDTKQLSFASNKSVQHKSDLNCAISRNFDEEKHTKASSEKDLKIEDMMQCEKKESTCRPYNLQEFIEKENLLVETTKPSFTLKDVEEDEEIYIIDIPSKLLENQLLQSKIAFTENTLKLGKQKYRVEYKNIDNVSCFLGTRKRKKPYKIVNIKPISRIVVREKVTKNSHAKFSDQCSNHNIDSSDEIKDEMML is encoded by the exons ATGGAATCTGATGAAATTACATGGAATATAGTACCAAATACAGTTGCAAACAGAATGATAGATTCCTCTTTGTTACACAAACTGGTACCATGTAGAAGATTACGTCGCAAAAATAAAGCTATGAATGCTGCAATTAAACAGTATCAAAGCATAAAGACATATAGccaatatattaaaatgaagaCTTCAGTTCTTCGAAATGTGGCAGATGACAGTGAAACAGATTGCAATGACACTTTCACTGAAGATGATTATAGTATTCTATACAAATCTGATGTatctttatcaaattatataaaagagacgttagaaaagaatagaagatATTCTTATGAAGTAGAATCTGAGACTGATGAAGATGATATTATATCTAatgtaaaatctaaaaaaacaATCATAAGATCTGAAAGTACGTCTCCTATAAATTTAGGATGGCGAAAGGTTGTTAAGAGAAAATCTCAAAAAGCTCTTTCTTTGAAGAAAAGgatagatgaaaataaatttacatgtgATAATGATGATACTAAAGAAGCTTTTTCTGTAATCACTGATAATGTTCAAAGTAATATACAAGGTAAGACAAACACAcctcataaatattttatagattgtATTAAAgagaatgttttaaatttagaaaatcaaGTGTCAGTGAAAGATGAAACAAATACTGCTACTGTTGAAGATATATGTGACACAGCTTCAGATTCAACTGAAATAACATGCAATGCAACTACAGTACAAAAggtaacaaataataatgataagtTAGAACAATCAGATCCTACAGTGAATAATATCAGTGAAGAATTCCAATCAGAtaagaattattgttataaaatgcTTGGAAGTCCTAATATAAGAGCACAGAAAAGGTTgtcattttcattatataatgttaatgaaGTTTGGGATACTAATTGTGAAAATATGTCTGCAGATCGAAATTGTCCTAATCAGGTAGAAAAAGACCTAAATATTACAGAAACATTTATGAACATGCCCCCAGTTATTGGTAACACGTACCAACTAAAAGACTCAGGTATCGATGAAGATACAGaggaagaaattttagaaCATGGAAAAAAGcattataagaaatttaaaaatagcactcaaaaagaagaagaaaaagatacatcAAATACTTCTTCCATAGTAAactctaaaaataatttaatagacAATGATGATAACTTGAAATCTAATACTTCTAAAGATACAATATTActtgcaaatgaaaatatagataCAAATCAGGTGAAATGCAAACAAAAGATACAAACAGATAAATTGCAACCCAAAGTTACTCATACAGAAgttgttaataaaaagtataaaataatgtgCGATATATCTGTgcttaatgaaaatattgaatcaGAAGAATTAAGCATAAATGATTCTTATGATGAAAAACCTGAGGTAAAGGAAATGAAGCTGATAATGAAAGACAGTACTTCTCCAATAAGTGAAAAACGATATCAACAATTAAGGAGATTAAATTTAGTAGACAGTGACTCTAGTACCAGTGAGAATGATGATAGAAATTACAATGTTGAAAATATGAGAGACAAGCTATTCAAACGTTCCTCAGAATTTTCTGATGTATTagataatgaaaatgataacGTACATCTTAACCATGAAATTTCAATCCAGCttcatacaaaattacaaagaaatgaAGACTTTTCAGAACAGACTAACTATTGCTTGGATGATGAAGATAATATTTTGAGACAATGTTCAAACATTGATGAAGATTCATCTCCAGATACTAAACAATTATCATTTGCTAGTAATAAATCTGTTCAACATAAATCAGATTTAAACTGTGCAATAAGTCGTAATTTTGACGAAGAAAAACATACGAAAGCATCAAGTGAAAAGGacttaaaaattgaagatatgATGCAGTGTGAGAAAAAGGAATCAACATGTAGACCatacaat TTACAGGAATTtatagagaaggaaaatttGTTGGTTGAAACAACAAAGCCTTCATTTACACTCAAAGATgtagaagaagatgaagaaatcTATATTATAGACATTCCATCTAAG CTACTTGAAAATCAGTTACTGCAAAGTAAAATAGCTTTCACAGAAAACACATTGAAACTTGGAAAACAAAAGTACAGagttgaatataaaaatatagataatgtGTCTTGCTTTCTTGGTActagaaaacgaaaaaaaccTTACAAAATAG TAAACATTAAACCAATATCGAGAATCGTAGTACGagaaaaagttacaaaaaacTCGCATGCAAAATTCTCAGATCAGTGTTCTAATCACAATATTGATTCTTCTGATGAAATCAAAGATGAGATGATGTTATGA
- the LOC122575500 gene encoding 60S ribosomal protein L26: MKFNKLVSSSRRKNRKRHFTAPSHIRRRLMSAPLSKELRQKYNVRSMPIRKDDEVQVVRGHYKGQQVGKVVQVYRKKFVIYIERIQREKANTANVYVGIDPSKTVIVKLKMDKDRKKIIDRRSKGRLAALGKDKGKYTEDSTAAMETS; this comes from the exons ATGAAATTCAATAAACTTGTTTCTTCTTCACGCCGAAAAAACCGAAAGAGGCATTTCACGGCACCTTCTCACATTCGGAGGAGACTTATGTCAGCTCCTCTTTCCAAAGAACTTCGGCAAAAATATAACGTTCGTTCTATGCCAATTCGTAAAGATGATGAAGTTCag gTTGTTCGTGGGCATTATAAAGGCCAACAAGTTGGAAAAGTTGTTCAAGTGTACAGGAAAAAGTTTGTTATTTACATAGAAAGAATTCAACGTGAAAAAGCTAACACTGCTAATGTATATGTTGGTATCGACCCATCCAAG ACAgtgattgtaaaattaaagatgGACAAGGATCGTAAGAAGATTATTGACAGGAGGAGTAAAGGTAGGCTTGCAGCATTAGGCAaggataaaggaaaatataccGAAGACTCAACTGCAGCCATGGAAACTTCATAA